Below is a genomic region from Phalacrocorax carbo chromosome 10, bPhaCar2.1, whole genome shotgun sequence.
GTTCCCTGTCCTTGAACTGGGGGGACCtagaactggacgcagcactccagatgtggcctcacaagggtggagtagagggggaggagaacctccctcgccctgctgcccacacgccttttcatgcaccccaggatattgttggctgccttggccccaagggcacggtgtgggctcagggtcacctggctgccccccagcacccccaggtccttctcagcggTGTATTTTCACAGCGAGGTCTGGTCCCGGGAGGAGTAACCACGCTGTGCTGCAcagcttccttttcctttggtgATGAATGCAGCATTTCCCTCGCAGAGACGCTCACTTTAAGACGGGGCAACGCCAGAGGTGGGGCCGGGCATCttgcctgccccagcacaccTGCCTGGGTACTGGTGGTTCTTCTGCCTTTGCCAAAGCCCTTACCAACCACTTCATCGTGATTTCCTACCCCATGTGAAATGTATGACCCTGCCCATTGTTTACCATGTGCAATTAAACCCtgctctgaaacacagaaagctTTATCCACTTCCTTACAGCTTCTTCAAAGGCTCCTCAGCACTCCTGGGAGCAGCTTTGTCCTCCCAGTGCGGGTGCGAGGTGGGACTGCTCGTACCCCGAGTCAGAGGTGAGGAAGGTGGAGGTCGGAGGTGCTCTGATCAAAACTGCCTGGCAGCCTGCGAGAACAGGCTGGAAAGGGGCAGCGCTGGTGCGGCAGCCCCAGGGGTCCAAGCCGGCTCCCCGGGCGTGGGATCGCACACCTGGTGGGGGTGACCGGTGCCCAGGAGGAGCTTGGTGCCGGCAGCAATGTGGGAAACCTCGTTGCCCCCATCCTCACCCCCCCCGCCTTTTCTCTAATACCAATCCTGTTATGAAATTGTGCTGAAGGAGGGACCGGGAGCGGGACGTTCCCCTTGTGCCCATGGTCGTTTCATCCTCAGAGCTGGTGGCAGAAAGGACGTGACCGCCCGTAGTGAGATGCGGCACAGCGGCCTGATGCGCTCTGATCACGCACGTGCCACATtgaacttgtttaaaaaaaataataatcattgGATTTATACAGGAAAatccttaatttttatttatttaagcaaTGTATGACCAGCATCAGGTAGGATGGTaacaaaaatagtaaaaaaaaaaacaaacccaaaaacctgTTTCTTTGCCTGAGAGCAGCCGCCGGGGCTGGCTGGCAGCCGGGGAAGCGTGCTGGTGGCATCGTGGCCGGCTTGCGTGGCGCAGACGTTGCGGGGGAAAGCAGGCAGGCgcggcagagcaggggcaggcTGGCAGCCTGGACGCCCTTCCTGGCTGGCTCCTTCATTTGATCTTGAGATCCTTCAGCGCCGACTCCAGGCTCTGAAATGAAACGGGAGGTCGTTCCTCATcagctttttgctttccaaGGCAACGGGACGTGGTCGGAGAGCTAACGTGGGGCATGGTCATGAGGGAAGCTGTCCCCTGGGGTGCCAACCCACCGCGGGGAGGAGATCCCAACTTCAGCTGGTTTGGGCTCATTTTTCAAGCCCTGTGGGCAAAGCCGAAGCCAGGAGAGGGTGCTGGATCCCTGCACAAGGCTGGCGTCAACCCCACCTCCGATGGTGAGCTGTGAAAGTGCCACCCAGGGGTGTCTCCCACCCAGCTCTGGGTTAAAGGAGATCCCTCCCTAGCCTGTGAGTCCCCCGTGGGCAGGATGGGCCCCACCACCACAGCAaagagctgcacagcagcagggtTGGGGGACTGCAATTAAAGCTGTGGCTAATGAGGGTTCAACTCTGGGGGGACCGAAGCACTGGGGATGCCTCACCTTGACGTCCCAGATGCTCATGCCGCCATCCATCCCCGTGGTGCAGAACTGCGAGCAATTGGCCTTCCCACCCACCAGCACCGAGATCTGGCTGCGGGGCACAAAGAGGTGGCAGGGAGTCAGCCCCAGGCCCTCCGCCAAGCCCTCAGGGTGGGTGGGAGTGGGGCGCGAccccctccatgtccccccacTCATGTGCAGGGATGCTCCGGGGATACCCTGGGATGCTCCAGGGATGTCCAGGGCTGtcccagctcccagggctggacccctccctctcccccacccacATGCCAGAGATGCTCAGAGGATGCTCCAGGGCTGTACCAGCTCCCGCACCAGACAGCAACACAGCCAAGGGATGCTCAGGGACCAGCACCCCAAGGCAGCCCCTGGGGTGACCCAGCCAAGCCTGTCCCTCCACCCACTCGCCCTCCCACTACGTGCCTGATGCTGTTCTTGTGCAGGGTGTCCAGCGTGGCGTTGGCAGTGTCCGAGCTCGCTTTCTTGTCCAGGTTCTGGAAGCGCTCGCGGGCGGTGAGGCCACGCTGGGAGCTCTGCTTGGGGATGTCCAGCTTCCCCCCGAAGGTCAGCGCACCCTGGCTCTCCTCGTAGGTGAACAGCATCGGGTAGCAGTCGTGGCCCTGGGGaaccagccagccctgctcagcgCCCTCCTGCCGGCTCCCAGCACGGCGCCCACCCCGCGTCCCCAGCCCGGACTCACCGCAGCCACCAGGCTGTTTTCGGTGATGAAGGTGACGGCCAGGAGGGGCAGGGTCTCGGTGCACAGGGAGGCAACGCTACGAGGGAGAGCAGGGCATTAGCAGGGAGCCGAGCTCAGCCTCTGCGCTGAGACTGGAACAGCTCGTGGCGCAGGTGGAAGCCACAAGACTGCAAGGGGAGGATGTGCCACCTCCTCTGCCCAGGCCTGCCTGCCCCTTCAGCCCCAGCCCAACCCAGATGCCTCCCATCCCTGGATCGGTTTCGGGGTCAACCCCCCCTCGCCACCCACGGTACGGCCACACCCagacccccagacccccctctaccccccagccctgcttacGCCATCTTCTTATTGGCATCGGCGAGGCAAAGGGTGCTGTCGTGGCTGACCCAGGCCACGCGGGCGCCGCTGGCCGAGAAGCAGATGCTGTGCACCCACCCGCAGCTGCTGCTCGACTCGAACATCAGCTCCCCAAAGGGCATCTTGGAGCCCCATGGCGTGGGGCTGGGCCGCTCCTCCACCTCCTTGATGTAGGCTGAGAAGatcctggggtggggagagagccCTGCCATGTGCGGCCAGACACCGGagctgcctccatccctgccccCTTGCATGCCTCCATTTCCCTGCCAAAGCCCGTGGGGTGCCCTGCCGCCTCCTGTGCCCCACTGGGTGCTGTAACACTGGAACTGCCCCCCCGTGGGGTGCCCTGCCACCTCCTGTGCCCCACTGGGTGCTGTAACACTGGAACTGCCCCCCCGTGGGGTGCCCTGCCACCTCCTGTGCCCCACTGGGTGCTGTAACACTGGAACTGCCCCCCCGTGGGGTGCCCTGCCGCCTCCTGTGCCCCACTGGGTGCTGTAACACTGGAACTGCCCCTGGGGCACCCTCCAGCCCCCTCAACATCTCTCCTGCATCCCATCCCCAGCACCCAGAGGGATGAAGCCTGCCCCACAGGCAAGCCCGGGTTCTGGGCTACCCCAAACACCTCTGTGCTGTGCCAGGGTGGGACCCCAACCCATCCTTGGGGGTCCCCCCACCTCAGGCCACCCCACTTGCCCACCCCCCTTTGCTCCTCACCGGCACTTGAAGTCgcaggagccagcagccaggAGGACGTTGTTGGGGTGCCAGTCGAGGCTGAGCACTGTCGAGCGGATGGGCTTCTTGATGTGCTTGCAAACCCACCTGTGGGGAGAGCGGTTGGCATCAGCTGGGGAGCATCACCACCTCTGGGAACCCCCCAGGGCTTTTGGAGGGCTGGCTGGCGGCGGTCGGGGCTACAAGCACCCCAGGAGCTGCCCGGGGTgaccagcctgcagcagcagcagccagggcatgGGGACAGCATgtcccatcccagcagcagggGTTTGGAGCACCTGCCTCCATCTCCCCTTCTGTCTCctcttccacctcctccccgAGCTCCTCTCTGTCTCCCCATCTCCTCCTGTCTCACCTTCAACTCTTCCAGTCTCCTATCCCCCAATCCATGTCACTTCCACCtcccatccatccacccatccatccacgTACTCATCTGCCTCTCCTCCATCCATCTCTCCATCCCTCCACCTCCCCATCCAtctcccctccacctccccatccatctcccctccacctcccccaGGACAGGCCCAGTGAGGCCACGGCTCAGCCTCACCAGTCGTTCTCCTGCTCAAAGTAGCAGATGGAGATGAGCCGGGAGCCGCTGCCCACAGCAAACTTGTTCTCCTTGGGGGACCACTTGACGCAGCGAGCGGCCCGATTGATCCGCAGGATGACCAGGGTGGGTTTCCAGACGTTGCCCTTCAGGGTCCAGACGTAGGCATTGCGATCGGTCCCACATGTCACCAGCCGGTTACTCTCAGGGGCCCAGTCGATGCCTGGAAGGCAGAGGGGGGTGATGGTGGCCCAGGGAGCCATGGGGATGGGTCACTCAGGGCCAGAGGCCATTTGAAGGCAGAGCTGTTCTGGGTGGTCCCTGCTCCACAGTCCCTCTTTGCCCTACTCCAACATCCATCCCAAATCATGCCACCCCATCCTTTCCCATCTGTCCCACCTCATCCCATTCCATCCCAACCCATCTCACCTGCTCTCTTCCATCTATCCATCCCTTCCCAACCACCCATCTCATCCCACCTCATctttccccaccccatccctctCATCCCATCCATCCCACCCCTGGGTGCCTTCTGACACACTGGATTGGGGCCAGAAGAGGTAGACACAacctgctccttctcctccaccCACTGCTCAGTCTCCATCCAGAAGCTGAGGTGCCACCAAGCGGGGCTGGGACAATCTCTGGTGCAGAACCACCCAACAGCCATATCCCCATCCCCTCCGTTGGCCGGGACTCACCCGTCACCTGTCCGTTGTGCTCCTTCAGCTCATGGACTTTGCTCCACTTGGCCCCGTCCTTGCGGTAGATGTGGACCTCGTGGTTGTTGGGGCAGAGCGCGATCTCTGTGGGGCAAGAGCAGCTGGGGCAAAGCCTTCCCCTGGGTGGtgggctctgctggggagggactggggcCAGCTGCCATCAACTTGCCCCTTCCTGTGGTCTAGGCTTGGTGGGACACCTTGGGACCCCACTGAGCCCCATCTGCCTGGTAGGGGCCCAACAAGCCCCCCAGCCTCCGCCCTGTGCTGCCCCAAAGCTGGCCCTGCTCGTACAAACTGTACCcacagggaagggagaagcTTCCCCAGATCCAACAGCCCAAcatcctcccttccccagcatgTGGGTCCCATGGGGccggtgggatgggatgggactgAATGGGATGTGACGGGATGGGGTGGTTGCAGGTGCTCagctcccacccagccccatcctgcccGGCACACCAGCTCCAGCAGAGAAAGCCCTTTTTGTTCTCTCCCACACCCCCCACGCCGTGGCCGGGAAATGCCATTGGCCGTGAATCACCCggctctgctctcctctcctcgcaATGCTTCTTCCGTCCCTCCCCGCGCCGGCTGCCGCGGTGCCTCGGGGCCGGACGCTGTGCTGGCACCCCTCGCGCCAGGCTCTGTCCCGGCAGCAGGACCAGGGGGACGCGGGGGGACAtgtgctgtccccagccccaaaaTCTGTCTGTGGCAGGACCTGCTTCCCCAAACCCGGCCCTGACCTGGCTCTGCCCTGTCCTGGGGGAGCATCGCCCACCACAGGGATGTTCAGCCAGGACGGTCCGTGCTTTGGGCCGTCCATAGGGATTTTGGGATGGGGTGCCCCGGCTGACTTACGGGTCCGGTCCTTGTTCCAGGCATGGCAGCTGATGGGCTCCAGCAGGAAGCTGTGGTAGGCCATGGCTTGCgggctggggacagggcgagaCCCCCGTGGCCGTCAGGAGATGCTGCTCTGGCCACAGGGACAAGCCCCCAGCGGgacctcctgctcccagccccacagagcatTCCCTCCCACTGGGACCAGCCCCATGTTGCAGCCCACCACATCCCCCCCTCTGCCAAGAAAGGGGTTTCCTGGAGGATTTCCAAGCTCAGAGTGTGCCCAAGCAAGAGGGGGAACGGTGCCCCAGCGGGTCCAGCTCCAGAGAGGGCGAGGGACAGTCCAGGTGGAGCTGA
It encodes:
- the ARPC1B gene encoding actin-related protein 2/3 complex subunit 1B isoform X1, which codes for MAYHSFLLEPISCHAWNKDRTQIALCPNNHEVHIYRKDGAKWSKVHELKEHNGQVTGIDWAPESNRLVTCGTDRNAYVWTLKGNVWKPTLVILRINRAARCVKWSPKENKFAVGSGSRLISICYFEQENDWWVCKHIKKPIRSTVLSLDWHPNNVLLAAGSCDFKCRIFSAYIKEVEERPSPTPWGSKMPFGELMFESSSSCGWVHSICFSASGARVAWVSHDSTLCLADANKKMAVASLCTETLPLLAVTFITENSLVAAGHDCYPMLFTYEESQGALTFGGKLDIPKQSSQRGLTARERFQNLDKKASSDTANATLDTLHKNSISQISVLVGGKANCSQFCTTGMDGGMSIWDVKSLESALKDLKIK
- the ARPC1B gene encoding actin-related protein 2/3 complex subunit 1B isoform X2, which encodes MAYHSFLLEPISCHAWNKDRTQIALCPNNHEVHIYRKDGAKWSKVHELKEHNGQVTGIDWAPESNRLVTCGTDRNAYVWTLKGNVWKPTLVILRINRAARCVKWSPKENKFAVGSGSRLISICYFEQENDWWVCKHIKKPIRSTVLSLDWHPNNVLLAAGSCDFKCRIFSAYIKEVEERPSPTPWGSKMPFGELMFESSSSCGWVHSICFSASGARVAWVSHDSTLCLADANKKMAVASLCTETLPLLAVTFITENSLVAAGHDCYPMLFTYEESQGALTFGGKLDIPKQSSQRGLTARERFQNLDKKASSDTANATLDTLHKNSIRHISVLVGGKANCSQFCTTGMDGGMSIWDVKSLESALKDLKIK